One genomic window of Prosthecobacter algae includes the following:
- a CDS encoding YceH family protein, which produces MEDTAPASTPQLSALEARIIGCLIEKEITLPDYYPLTLNALVSACNQSTNRDPVMSLDEGTVQRALEGLKTRGWVFQVTVAGARVQKFRHNLKGKLPRLEKPGSSLLAVLLLRGAQTVGELRQRTERLQTFPDLESVEAELTGLISYPEGPVVACLPAGPGRRVALYAQLLTGEPSGIAPQEEIIVPAAAPQLSTEDQEWKQRMEIEIQLLKTQLARLKASLGVED; this is translated from the coding sequence ATGGAAGACACCGCCCCAGCCTCCACACCCCAACTTTCGGCCCTTGAGGCCCGCATCATCGGCTGCCTGATCGAGAAGGAGATCACTCTGCCAGACTACTATCCGCTGACGCTGAATGCCCTGGTTTCCGCCTGCAACCAGTCCACCAACCGGGATCCCGTGATGAGCCTGGACGAGGGTACTGTGCAGCGTGCCTTGGAAGGCTTGAAGACACGCGGCTGGGTCTTCCAGGTGACTGTGGCCGGGGCGCGGGTGCAGAAATTCCGCCACAACCTGAAGGGCAAGCTGCCCCGGCTGGAAAAGCCCGGTAGCTCCCTGCTGGCAGTGCTGCTCCTGCGTGGGGCCCAGACGGTGGGGGAACTGCGCCAGCGCACAGAACGTTTGCAGACTTTCCCGGATTTGGAGAGCGTGGAGGCAGAACTGACGGGGTTGATCAGTTACCCGGAAGGGCCCGTGGTAGCCTGCCTGCCCGCTGGCCCAGGGCGGCGCGTGGCCCTTTATGCCCAGCTTTTGACGGGTGAGCCGAGTGGCATCGCACCCCAGGAGGAGATCATTGTTCCGGCTGCCGCACCCCAGTTGAGCACGGAAGACCAGGAATGGAAACAGCGCATGGAGATCGAGATCCAACTGCTGAAGACCCAGCTCGCAAGGCTGAAAGCCAGCCTTGGCGTCGAGGATTGA
- a CDS encoding DUF3313 family protein: MIAVRLCFCLLLFSFSACSSLERLAKAGAAKPSPFLAHGAEMKKTQAKHDPFLRVWRNPSKEAWAKAETKKTLFIAPVNLEHLRPMTKPLSRVEVREKSRQKEAKKLATYIHDQFSQAFRSSANPRYQLVDAPQKDSVTLEIAVVEFNPNSIAAGVTRRAINILAVPGAESLVGRPLKGNIAIEGRVYDPEQKQSLYEFADAEHNRSALILSVHDYNPYSAARKIVREWAGQFEQITRTPAGGRVKDSSPFTLLLW, from the coding sequence ATGATTGCAGTCCGCCTCTGTTTTTGTCTTCTCCTGTTCAGCTTCTCAGCCTGCAGTTCGCTGGAGCGTCTCGCCAAAGCGGGGGCCGCCAAACCCTCCCCCTTTCTCGCCCATGGCGCGGAAATGAAGAAGACCCAGGCGAAACACGATCCCTTCCTGCGCGTGTGGCGAAACCCGTCCAAGGAAGCCTGGGCCAAAGCCGAGACCAAAAAGACTCTCTTCATCGCCCCCGTCAATCTTGAGCACCTGCGGCCCATGACCAAGCCGCTCTCAAGGGTGGAAGTGCGGGAAAAATCCCGTCAAAAAGAAGCGAAGAAACTCGCCACCTACATCCACGACCAATTTTCCCAGGCCTTTCGTTCCTCCGCCAATCCTCGCTACCAGCTTGTGGATGCTCCGCAGAAAGACAGCGTGACGCTTGAGATCGCTGTGGTGGAGTTCAACCCCAATTCCATCGCCGCCGGCGTCACCCGCCGTGCCATCAACATCCTGGCCGTACCAGGTGCGGAATCCCTGGTCGGCAGGCCTCTGAAAGGCAACATCGCCATTGAAGGCCGGGTCTACGACCCTGAGCAAAAACAAAGCCTCTACGAGTTTGCCGATGCAGAGCACAACCGCTCCGCCCTCATCCTCTCCGTCCACGACTACAATCCCTACAGTGCCGCCCGCAAGATTGTTCGCGAATGGGCTGGCCAATTTGAGCAGATCACCCGCACACCCGCAGGCGGTCGCGTTAAGGACAGCTCGCCCTTCACTTTGCTCCTGTGGTGA
- a CDS encoding FAD-dependent oxidoreductase produces the protein MTLEADVIVAGGGSAGLAAGLAAARAGARTVLLERQTKLGGMGTHALVHTFCGLFHPDVSQPWAWLNPGISIEIGQTMMERTGQTAPDLMGKVYVLRQHPSLYALIADELCRAEPNLTILTGTEWTGLERAAQGWHLEVITRGARRSLRAKSLIDTSGDATGARLLQPDWCQQAEPARLYRPAYIACFHGVQGVHDDGWRLQTGAMIVRAIRDGLLPGPAIGAAFRDSPFPGETFVTVDLEAGQGDWDPFDPVKRARVEQEGREVVMALWSHLRQTHPDFQACPPPMLPVKAGIRETARYIGDYVITGEDLATSRRFEDDVALAGWPMEKRENARGPKFRYFDQHTPPGIPARCLRRQDAPGLFFAGRCLSADHEALASLRVMGTCMATGEAAGKMAVDFASRC, from the coding sequence TGTCATCGTGGCAGGCGGCGGCAGTGCAGGGCTGGCCGCCGGGCTAGCCGCCGCGCGCGCCGGAGCACGCACCGTGCTGCTGGAGCGCCAGACCAAGCTAGGAGGCATGGGCACCCATGCCCTCGTCCATACTTTCTGCGGCCTCTTTCACCCGGATGTCTCCCAACCCTGGGCCTGGCTGAATCCAGGCATCTCCATCGAGATCGGCCAGACCATGATGGAGCGCACCGGACAAACAGCCCCGGACCTGATGGGCAAGGTTTACGTCTTACGCCAGCACCCCTCCCTCTATGCGCTCATCGCCGATGAACTCTGCCGCGCCGAGCCAAATCTCACCATCCTGACCGGCACCGAATGGACTGGCCTGGAAAGGGCCGCGCAAGGTTGGCATCTCGAGGTCATCACCCGGGGTGCCCGGAGATCTTTGCGGGCCAAATCTCTCATAGACACCTCCGGCGATGCCACGGGAGCCCGCCTCCTGCAGCCAGACTGGTGCCAGCAGGCCGAGCCCGCCCGCCTCTACCGCCCCGCCTACATCGCCTGCTTTCACGGCGTGCAGGGAGTACACGATGATGGCTGGCGTTTGCAAACCGGCGCGATGATCGTGCGCGCCATCCGCGATGGCCTGCTGCCCGGCCCAGCCATTGGTGCTGCCTTTCGGGACTCCCCTTTCCCTGGCGAAACCTTTGTCACCGTGGATTTGGAAGCAGGTCAGGGCGACTGGGACCCCTTCGATCCCGTGAAGCGTGCCCGGGTGGAGCAAGAAGGCCGCGAAGTGGTGATGGCGCTGTGGAGCCACCTGCGCCAGACGCATCCCGACTTCCAGGCATGCCCGCCCCCCATGCTGCCAGTGAAGGCAGGCATCCGCGAAACGGCGCGTTACATCGGCGACTACGTGATCACCGGAGAGGACCTGGCCACCAGCCGTCGTTTTGAAGACGATGTCGCTCTCGCAGGCTGGCCGATGGAAAAGCGCGAAAATGCCCGCGGCCCCAAGTTTCGTTACTTCGATCAGCACACGCCACCCGGCATCCCCGCACGCTGCCTGCGGCGCCAGGATGCGCCCGGCCTCTTTTTTGCAGGCCGTTGCCTTTCGGCCGATCATGAAGCCCTCGCCTCCCTGCGAGTCATGGGCACCTGCATGGCCACCGGCGAGGCCGCCGGCAAAATGGCGGTGGACTTTGCCTCCCGCTGCTGA
- the ggt gene encoding gamma-glutamyltransferase, whose amino-acid sequence MKLLFCSFFVGILVFSAAGQEPGFARFAAATVHPLATDAATAAYARGGNAVDAAIAAALTLGVVDGHNSGIGGGCFIVIRAADGSQTAIDGREMAPAAAHRDMYVIGGKVDDEASKTGALAPGIPGALRAYELALKKHGRLSLADLLRPAADLAERGFPVDEVYARKLSATAEKLRRFPAAAAIFLHADGTPLKKGELLVQKDLAVTYRAVADQGLAWFYGGEFAQKTAAWMKENGGIATVADFENYRAIEREPVRTSYRGFELVCMPPPSSGGVHVAQILNILENFPLRHLRESSRIHVVTEAMKLAFADRAHWLGDPDFAPVPKGLVDKAYAADLARQIDLDHVTPVPAHHTPPRWEGDVFGKHTTHLSTADAEGNWVALNQTINTAFGSKVVIPGTGVLLNNEMDDFSVQPGVPNAFKLIGAEANAIAPGKRPLSSMSPTLVFKDGAPLLSVGAAGGPTIITQTLLLISRVIDDGLGPNAALAQPRFHHQWNPDELKIETQFDVETLQRVEALGHRLDRTSAFGACQAVMWDSQRNKLVPAHDPRVPGKADGL is encoded by the coding sequence ATGAAACTGCTGTTTTGTTCCTTTTTTGTCGGAATACTGGTGTTTTCCGCCGCAGGTCAGGAACCAGGTTTTGCACGATTCGCAGCAGCCACGGTTCATCCTTTGGCCACCGATGCCGCCACGGCAGCCTATGCGCGTGGGGGAAATGCAGTGGATGCCGCGATTGCAGCGGCGCTGACCCTGGGGGTGGTGGACGGTCACAATTCCGGCATTGGAGGCGGTTGTTTCATCGTCATCCGGGCGGCGGACGGAAGCCAGACGGCAATTGATGGCCGTGAAATGGCCCCGGCTGCGGCTCACCGGGACATGTATGTCATCGGTGGAAAGGTGGATGATGAGGCTAGCAAGACGGGGGCGCTGGCACCGGGCATCCCGGGGGCGCTGAGGGCCTATGAACTGGCCCTGAAAAAGCATGGAAGGCTGTCTCTGGCGGATCTGCTACGTCCGGCGGCGGACCTGGCCGAAAGGGGATTTCCGGTGGATGAGGTCTATGCGCGGAAATTGTCTGCCACGGCTGAAAAGCTGCGCCGATTTCCAGCGGCAGCGGCCATCTTTCTGCATGCAGATGGCACTCCACTAAAAAAGGGGGAGTTGCTGGTGCAGAAGGACCTCGCTGTGACTTATCGCGCTGTGGCGGATCAGGGGCTGGCGTGGTTTTATGGAGGCGAGTTTGCCCAAAAGACGGCGGCCTGGATGAAGGAAAATGGGGGCATCGCCACCGTGGCCGATTTTGAGAATTACCGGGCGATCGAGCGCGAGCCGGTGCGCACTTCCTATCGGGGGTTTGAGCTGGTCTGCATGCCCCCGCCGAGCAGTGGCGGAGTGCATGTGGCGCAGATCCTGAATATTCTGGAGAACTTTCCTCTCCGGCATCTTCGCGAAAGCAGCCGCATCCACGTGGTGACGGAGGCCATGAAACTGGCCTTTGCCGACCGGGCGCACTGGCTGGGAGATCCTGACTTTGCACCCGTGCCCAAGGGCCTCGTGGACAAGGCCTATGCGGCAGACTTGGCCCGTCAAATCGACCTGGATCATGTCACGCCCGTACCCGCCCACCACACGCCGCCGCGCTGGGAAGGGGATGTTTTTGGCAAGCACACGACCCACCTTTCCACCGCCGATGCGGAGGGTAACTGGGTGGCCCTGAATCAGACCATCAACACCGCCTTTGGCAGCAAGGTGGTGATCCCTGGGACGGGGGTGCTGCTGAACAACGAAATGGATGACTTCTCTGTGCAGCCCGGAGTGCCGAATGCCTTCAAGCTCATCGGTGCTGAGGCCAATGCCATCGCTCCAGGGAAGCGGCCTCTTTCCAGCATGAGCCCGACGCTGGTCTTCAAGGACGGTGCGCCGCTGTTAAGTGTGGGGGCGGCAGGCGGGCCGACGATCATTACGCAAACGCTGCTGTTGATCAGCCGGGTGATTGATGATGGCCTGGGTCCAAATGCGGCCCTGGCCCAGCCGCGTTTTCATCATCAATGGAATCCAGATGAGCTGAAGATCGAGACCCAATTCGATGTGGAGACTCTTCAGAGAGTGGAGGCCTTGGGGCACAGGCTGGATCGCACCTCTGCCTTTGGGGCCTGTCAGGCGGTGATGTGGGACAGCCAGCGGAATAAGCTGGTGCCAGCCCATGACCCACGCGTGCCGGGCAAGGCCGACGGCCTTTGA
- a CDS encoding glycosyltransferase, which yields MRLLCLTNLFPDTHQPWRGLDNVTLLHAMKAEMPEADIRVLCMRPGHGFWAGKTCPLQCRAGDESLHPSYHWTPYVPKFGGLNDRLYSLAVRRALKSLPQGWKPEALLVPWLFPDACGVNRVRELEWLPLLSVAQGSDVHQYLDMPLRRKAILALSQRAHIITRSEDLRQRLLRSQAPPENVSTVYNGVDIHTFHPGDKQEARQRLGLPLAPSTLLFVGNFLPVKGLDLLIEATALLNQKTPVHLVLIGSGPLEPELRSLCQTRGLGTEQVTFAGRKGPAEVAHYMRAADAVCLSSLNEGVPNVLLEAFSSGRAFVSTAVGGISEITSLSPSGGFLVKGRQPADYAETLHQALSQPPNEIALSKYAQSHSWPKCAQTYWQQLFDLSKKLRNVRLYLK from the coding sequence ATGCGCCTGCTCTGCCTGACGAACCTTTTCCCCGATACCCACCAGCCCTGGCGGGGACTGGACAATGTGACGCTGCTCCACGCCATGAAGGCAGAGATGCCCGAGGCCGATATCCGCGTGCTCTGCATGCGTCCCGGCCATGGCTTCTGGGCAGGAAAAACATGCCCGCTTCAATGCCGTGCTGGGGATGAGTCCCTGCACCCCAGCTACCACTGGACCCCTTACGTGCCCAAATTTGGCGGGCTGAATGACCGCCTCTACTCACTGGCCGTGCGCCGCGCCCTGAAATCACTTCCCCAAGGCTGGAAACCGGAGGCGCTGCTGGTGCCCTGGCTGTTTCCCGATGCCTGCGGCGTCAACCGTGTCCGCGAATTGGAATGGCTGCCACTCTTGTCCGTCGCGCAGGGTTCAGACGTTCATCAATACCTGGACATGCCCCTGCGGCGGAAAGCCATCCTGGCCCTTAGCCAGCGCGCCCACATCATCACTCGCAGCGAAGATCTGCGGCAGCGGCTGCTGCGATCCCAGGCCCCACCGGAAAATGTAAGCACCGTTTACAACGGGGTGGACATCCACACCTTCCATCCTGGCGACAAGCAGGAGGCCAGACAGCGGCTGGGATTGCCCCTTGCACCTAGCACCCTGCTGTTTGTCGGCAATTTTTTGCCGGTCAAAGGGCTGGATCTGCTCATTGAGGCCACTGCCTTGCTCAATCAAAAGACTCCCGTGCATCTTGTCCTCATCGGCAGCGGTCCCTTGGAGCCGGAACTGCGCAGCCTCTGCCAAACGCGAGGGTTGGGGACTGAGCAGGTCACCTTTGCCGGACGCAAAGGCCCCGCCGAAGTGGCACACTACATGCGCGCCGCCGATGCTGTGTGTCTTTCCAGCCTCAATGAAGGAGTACCCAACGTCCTCCTGGAAGCCTTTTCCAGCGGCCGTGCCTTTGTCTCCACCGCCGTCGGCGGCATTTCAGAAATCACCTCCCTCTCACCCTCCGGAGGATTTCTCGTTAAGGGACGCCAACCCGCCGACTATGCCGAGACGCTTCACCAGGCACTATCCCAGCCTCCGAATGAAATCGCCCTAAGCAAGTATGCACAAAGTCATTCTTGGCCCAAATGCGCCCAAACTTATTGGCAGCAGTTGTTTGATCTGAGCAAAAAACTCCGTAACGTAAGGTTATATTTGAAGTAG
- a CDS encoding FmdB family zinc ribbon protein, with amino-acid sequence MPTYDYECQTCGHQFEARQSMKDPHLTDCPVEACAGPVKRKIGLGSGLIFKGSGFYITDYRSDSYKAAAKKDSAGSSSPPPSTPAKS; translated from the coding sequence ATGCCCACCTACGACTACGAATGCCAGACCTGCGGACACCAGTTCGAGGCACGCCAGTCCATGAAAGACCCGCACCTCACCGACTGCCCGGTGGAGGCCTGTGCCGGGCCGGTGAAACGCAAGATCGGCCTGGGCTCCGGACTCATCTTCAAAGGCAGCGGCTTCTACATCACGGATTACCGCAGCGACTCCTACAAGGCCGCAGCCAAGAAAGACTCGGCAGGATCCTCCTCTCCTCCCCCCAGCACGCCGGCGAAATCTTAG
- a CDS encoding D-hexose-6-phosphate mutarotase — translation MSLPASITLSEAIPGYPTFTVNHATCTARVALNGAHVMEWTPTGHSPVLYLSPEAVLEPGKPIRGGIPVCWPWFNAHPSDASKPMHGFARNRPWTLMEASESEEGVKMSFVLCSDAATHELWPFEFEAHLTVILGAKLDVSLQTINKSGSEFSVAEALHTYLTVGDIAQVTVKGLAETTYLDTVGERTLRHQTGDITFDQEVDRQYFSGGTVVVEDPALGRKLTVEKNGSGTTVVWNPWIEKSKRLGDLPDEAYHQFLCVEAANAGEAVVTVPPGGAHVIQTIISL, via the coding sequence ATGTCCCTGCCTGCCTCCATCACGCTCAGCGAAGCCATCCCCGGCTATCCCACCTTCACGGTCAATCATGCTACCTGCACCGCCCGCGTGGCGCTCAATGGGGCCCATGTCATGGAGTGGACGCCGACTGGTCACTCCCCGGTGCTGTATCTCAGCCCCGAGGCCGTTCTGGAGCCAGGCAAACCCATTCGCGGGGGCATCCCGGTCTGCTGGCCGTGGTTCAATGCGCATCCTTCCGATGCCAGCAAACCCATGCACGGCTTTGCTCGCAACCGCCCCTGGACGCTGATGGAGGCCAGTGAATCTGAGGAAGGTGTGAAGATGTCCTTTGTGCTGTGCAGCGATGCCGCGACCCATGAACTCTGGCCCTTTGAGTTTGAGGCCCATCTTACCGTGATCCTGGGGGCGAAGCTGGATGTCTCCCTGCAGACCATCAACAAGAGTGGTTCCGAGTTTAGCGTGGCCGAGGCATTGCACACTTACCTGACGGTGGGCGACATCGCCCAGGTCACGGTCAAAGGGCTGGCCGAGACCACCTACCTGGACACCGTGGGTGAACGCACCCTGCGGCATCAGACGGGTGACATCACCTTTGATCAGGAAGTGGACCGCCAGTACTTCAGTGGTGGGACCGTGGTGGTGGAGGATCCGGCTTTGGGCCGGAAGCTGACCGTGGAAAAGAATGGCAGCGGCACCACCGTGGTGTGGAATCCCTGGATCGAAAAATCCAAACGTCTCGGGGATCTGCCGGATGAAGCCTACCACCAGTTTCTGTGTGTAGAGGCGGCCAATGCAGGGGAAGCAGTGGTGACGGTGCCCCCCGGAGGTGCCCATGTCATCCAGACTATCATTAGCCTCTGA
- a CDS encoding exopolysaccharide biosynthesis polyprenyl glycosylphosphotransferase, with amino-acid sequence MSIARRGSRDGLLFVFCFLAANYVRFQTFWKLDHYLLPIGVGALILVTASYILGLYSVESRGRSRFFVHGLFFSLAFLAAFIAVIVVGYVDFGTRVGRGFMLLGLTTAYPSLMLHHWVMFNKHRFAPERVAFVAETPSELEEYQSLRELKPRGIEIVGRLSVRESDRGSDVLGRLKHAGSLITRHKIDRIVFADWRLGDPYSRPLLRQLRYSGMTCSPLISLCEEYLQYVPLHLVTNEWLMHSESAPRDFYFRKLKRTFDVLTSLMLLILLSGPLLVGMAIVKIFSPDGPLFFTQERIGRFGKKFKILKLRSMRTDAEVNGPQWSSGTKDPRVFPGGKLLRQYRIDEIPQLFNILRGDMSFVGPRPEQPAFVTKLAEELAFYQERHMIHPGLTGWAQVSYPYGSTTDDARCKLEYDLYYLKHAGIVFDLLILLDTIRVVLIGGMKKETQKPRYLATPTSKTTSVPVMSSPQQDAAAAA; translated from the coding sequence ATGTCCATCGCCCGTCGCGGCAGTCGCGACGGACTACTTTTCGTGTTCTGCTTTCTTGCAGCGAACTACGTGAGGTTTCAAACCTTTTGGAAACTCGACCATTACCTGCTGCCCATCGGCGTGGGGGCGCTCATCCTCGTCACGGCCTCCTACATCCTGGGCCTGTATTCGGTGGAGTCACGGGGGCGCTCACGCTTTTTTGTCCACGGGCTCTTTTTCAGCCTCGCCTTCCTGGCAGCTTTCATAGCCGTGATCGTGGTCGGTTATGTGGATTTTGGCACCCGGGTGGGGCGCGGCTTTATGCTGCTGGGACTTACGACGGCCTATCCCTCTCTCATGCTCCATCATTGGGTGATGTTTAACAAACATCGCTTTGCCCCAGAGCGCGTGGCCTTCGTGGCAGAGACGCCGAGCGAACTCGAAGAATATCAGTCCCTGCGGGAATTGAAGCCTCGCGGCATTGAAATCGTCGGTCGCCTCTCCGTTCGGGAATCAGACCGGGGTTCGGATGTTCTTGGCCGCCTGAAGCATGCTGGGTCCCTCATCACACGTCACAAGATTGACCGCATCGTTTTTGCCGACTGGCGGCTGGGCGATCCTTACTCGCGCCCGCTGCTCAGGCAGTTGCGCTACTCCGGCATGACCTGTAGTCCGTTGATCAGTCTCTGTGAAGAATACCTCCAGTATGTGCCTCTGCATCTCGTGACCAATGAGTGGCTGATGCACTCGGAAAGCGCACCACGGGATTTCTACTTTCGTAAACTGAAGCGCACCTTTGATGTCCTCACCTCCCTGATGCTGCTCATCCTACTTTCCGGACCGCTTCTGGTCGGGATGGCCATCGTAAAGATCTTCTCCCCGGACGGCCCGCTGTTTTTCACCCAGGAACGGATCGGCCGTTTTGGCAAAAAGTTCAAGATTCTCAAGCTGCGCTCCATGCGCACCGATGCCGAAGTCAACGGCCCACAATGGTCCAGCGGCACCAAGGATCCCCGTGTATTCCCAGGCGGAAAGCTGCTGCGCCAGTACCGCATCGATGAAATCCCCCAGCTCTTCAACATCCTGCGCGGAGACATGTCCTTCGTCGGGCCGCGCCCAGAGCAGCCTGCCTTTGTCACGAAGCTGGCCGAGGAACTCGCCTTTTATCAGGAGCGCCACATGATCCACCCCGGACTCACCGGCTGGGCCCAGGTGAGTTATCCCTATGGGTCCACCACCGACGACGCCCGCTGCAAGCTCGAGTACGACCTCTACTACCTGAAGCACGCAGGCATCGTTTTTGATCTCCTCATCTTGCTCGACACCATCCGCGTCGTCCTCATCGGTGGCATGAAAAAGGAGACACAAAAACCACGCTACCTGGCCACCCCGACCTCCAAGACTACCTCCGTCCCAGTGATGTCCTCCCCCCAGCAAGACGCTGCTGCGGCTGCCTAA
- a CDS encoding 8-oxo-dGTP diphosphatase: MTPDWTHWQPGIRATLMFIVDEPGDRVLLIRKKRGLGAGKINGPGGKMDPGETSAECAIRETQEELGVTALNPVKHGELWFQFVDGLALHVDVFRATEWEGEAYETPEAVPLWTSLKELPFDEMWADDRFWLAELLIEKKHFLGRFLFDDDRMLTNEIQWR, translated from the coding sequence ATGACCCCTGACTGGACCCACTGGCAACCCGGCATCCGTGCCACCCTCATGTTCATCGTGGACGAACCTGGGGACCGGGTGCTGCTGATCCGCAAAAAGCGCGGCCTGGGGGCAGGCAAGATCAATGGCCCTGGCGGCAAGATGGATCCCGGCGAAACCTCCGCCGAGTGTGCGATCCGGGAGACGCAAGAAGAGCTGGGAGTCACGGCCTTGAACCCCGTGAAGCATGGGGAGCTGTGGTTCCAGTTTGTGGATGGGCTGGCCCTCCACGTGGATGTCTTCCGCGCCACGGAGTGGGAAGGGGAAGCCTATGAAACACCTGAGGCAGTGCCACTGTGGACCTCGCTCAAGGAACTGCCTTTTGATGAAATGTGGGCCGATGACCGCTTTTGGCTGGCGGAGCTGCTCATTGAAAAGAAGCACTTTCTCGGGCGCTTCCTTTTCGATGATGACCGGATGCTGACGAATGAGATCCAGTGGCGCTAG
- a CDS encoding glucan biosynthesis protein, giving the protein MIAPRISGSFVLSLCTAVCLTTHAADLNLTEVTDFESLQKLAAQVAQKPYQAPSQQLDPFFEGLKYDGHRQIRFLEDKSLYGENQEAYRVQFFHPGWMFKKPVGFFNVNGVTTTQVPFDASLFDYGNLKLPEGFKKPEGYSGFRVLAPHSLLNKRFEFMVFMGASYFRAVTTELGYGISARAVAVNTIGGKPEEFPDFTHFWFEQPKVGQKYFRVFALLNGPSISGAYQFDVSPGKTTDMLVKATLFLRQPVEMLGIAPFSSMFWFGENSHPKPYDFRPEVHDSDGLQIEVEGGPSIWRPLDVSRDLRLSVFEMDKLKGFGLGERDRDFNNFQDLEAMYHRRPAVWVEPIKGFSKGSVVLVELSTGEETWDNIVAMWRPTELPKTPAEPLNFEYRLAWLEEQLPGLLCKVTDTRRGFVMKKDDHEYVVDFTKGGMKLEKPADWVPELDVVVSNGNAKVLDKRVMFNRETGGWRAFFKLDVPDETNLLEMMCEMKDGDKVISERWMYQWRR; this is encoded by the coding sequence ATGATCGCCCCTCGTATCTCAGGATCTTTTGTCCTGTCTCTCTGCACTGCCGTCTGTCTCACCACTCACGCGGCGGACTTGAACCTGACAGAAGTGACTGATTTTGAGTCGCTGCAAAAGCTGGCGGCGCAGGTCGCCCAGAAGCCTTACCAGGCACCTTCCCAGCAGTTGGATCCGTTTTTCGAGGGACTCAAATACGATGGGCATCGGCAGATCCGGTTTTTGGAGGACAAGTCTCTCTACGGCGAGAATCAGGAAGCCTACCGCGTGCAGTTTTTCCACCCGGGCTGGATGTTCAAGAAGCCTGTGGGTTTCTTCAATGTGAACGGCGTCACCACGACCCAGGTTCCCTTTGACGCGAGCCTCTTTGACTACGGCAACCTGAAGCTGCCTGAAGGGTTCAAAAAACCCGAAGGCTACTCGGGTTTCCGGGTTTTGGCACCGCACTCCCTGCTGAACAAGCGGTTTGAGTTCATGGTCTTCATGGGGGCCAGTTACTTCCGGGCCGTGACGACGGAGCTGGGGTATGGCATCAGTGCCCGTGCCGTGGCCGTCAACACCATCGGCGGCAAGCCGGAGGAGTTCCCCGACTTCACGCATTTCTGGTTTGAGCAGCCCAAGGTCGGACAGAAGTATTTTCGCGTGTTCGCTTTGCTGAACGGACCCAGCATCAGCGGGGCTTATCAGTTCGACGTTTCACCCGGCAAGACCACAGACATGCTGGTGAAAGCCACCCTGTTTCTGCGCCAGCCTGTGGAGATGCTGGGCATCGCCCCTTTTTCCAGCATGTTTTGGTTCGGCGAAAACAGCCATCCGAAGCCCTATGACTTCCGCCCTGAGGTGCATGACAGCGATGGCTTACAGATCGAGGTCGAAGGCGGTCCTTCCATTTGGCGTCCGCTCGATGTGAGCCGGGATCTGCGCTTGAGCGTCTTTGAAATGGACAAGCTGAAAGGCTTCGGCCTGGGCGAACGTGACCGCGACTTTAACAATTTCCAGGATCTAGAAGCCATGTATCACCGGCGTCCGGCCGTGTGGGTGGAGCCGATCAAGGGCTTTTCCAAAGGCTCCGTCGTCCTGGTGGAGCTGTCCACGGGTGAAGAAACCTGGGACAACATCGTGGCCATGTGGCGTCCGACAGAACTGCCGAAGACCCCGGCGGAACCGCTCAACTTCGAATATCGCCTTGCCTGGCTGGAGGAGCAACTCCCTGGACTGCTCTGCAAAGTCACCGACACCCGCCGTGGTTTCGTGATGAAAAAAGACGACCACGAGTACGTCGTGGATTTTACCAAAGGCGGCATGAAGCTGGAAAAACCTGCCGACTGGGTGCCTGAACTGGATGTGGTGGTCAGCAACGGCAACGCGAAGGTTCTGGACAAGCGGGTGATGTTCAATCGTGAAACCGGTGGCTGGCGGGCCTTTTTTAAACTGGATGTGCCCGATGAAACCAATCTCCTGGAGATGATGTGCGAGATGAAAGACGGGGACAAAGTGATTTCCGAGCGCTGGATGTACCAGTGGCGTCGTTGA